In the genome of Caldisalinibacter kiritimatiensis, the window CTGTTGGAATAACAGGAACACCTAATTTTTTTTCAAGTGTATCTATGTTGATGCTTATACCCTTTCTTTTAGCTTCATCCATAAGATTTAAACACACTATAACATTATCGGTTATCTCCATAACTTGAAGAGCTAAATTTAGATTTCTCTCTAAGCAAGTTGCATCAGTAATAACAATAGTTATCTCTGGATTTCCGAAACATATAAAATCCCTTGCAACTTCTTCTTCTACTGAATTTGCAAGTAATGAATAGGTTCCTGGTAAGTCTACTAGTAAGAATTCCTTGTCTTTGTGAGAAAAGCTTCCTTTTGCATTGGTAACTGTTTTGCCCGGCCAGTTGCCAGTATGCTGATTTAATCCTGTTAAGTTATTGAATAAAGTACTTTTACCTGTGTTTGGATTACCTGCTAATCCTATTACTATTTGGTCTTTATGTTTTTTTTCTATTGCGAACTTGTTTTTGAGTAAAGCTATTCCAGTAGATTGGCTAGTAAGTCCCATTATAATTCCTCCTTTTATTAATCTAATATTTCTACTGTTACATATTTAGTTTCTTCTTTTCTTAACGCCATCACAGAGCCTTTGATATTATAAGCAATTGGATTGCCACTAGGACTTAACCTTTCAGTTTTAACTATTGAATCTGGTATAAGACCTAAATCTAACAGTCTTCTTCTAGATAATCCTTTATTAGTTAAGTTTTTAACTCTAGCAGTTTTACCTACAGGTAGTTTATGAAGAGAAATTAAACCATATTTCTTCTCTTTATAAGTTGTCAATTCATTTACAAATTCCATTTTTATAC includes:
- a CDS encoding FeoA family protein, whose product is MEFVNELTTYKEKKYGLISLHKLPVGKTARVKNLTNKGLSRRRLLDLGLIPDSIVKTERLSPSGNPIAYNIKGSVMALRKEETKYVTVEILD
- a CDS encoding FeoB small GTPase domain-containing protein, with translation MGLTSQSTGIALLKNKFAIEKKHKDQIVIGLAGNPNTGKSTLFNNLTGLNQHTGNWPGKTVTNAKGSFSHKDKEFLLVDLPGTYSLLANSVEEEVARDFICFGNPEITIVITDATCLERNLNLALQVMEITDNVIVCLNLMDEAKRKGISINIDTLEKKLGVPVIPTVARDGIGTEELKETMYKMVKGEIKTKPLRLSYNDKIENLVKKIEPKLKDTLGDSFNTRWLALRLIDGDKAIIDSIKEILNINKFNEVEV